The following coding sequences lie in one Methanopyrus sp. SNP6 genomic window:
- a CDS encoding FIST signal transduction protein — MKREAIEVGVAYGKDPYTVVEDAMDQLTGSPNFGLVFFSPRHVDEIESAISNVSAECRIIGCSTAGELTPDGYTSGTVTVTLIHSPYLSVETNRVTFEREDPEHAKEIGRNLVLGAMEKLRDPGPCLDINFNTMLRSLREGKPVKVLPYFMIELVEGLVPAIDYYMDGINEVAQKYKFLEVYGGAAGDDLRLERTYVLEGRTLCPEGSAVIAFGSTALKIGGALECGFEPVYEDKFPITKAVPEERRIVEFDGEPAAEYYSEVVGEDVERLDDSVFMWNPLGWEIFGREIIVREPAFVEDDGSMVFHSRPPAAGTIIRLEPTKENMRETARRVTERAMNRADIRGPEEIALVLVFDCAHRDCDEQHDAIREVVGDDVPVVGFKTYGEHGQLETGPAGHFNQTIEVVVIGRTPVSR, encoded by the coding sequence ATGAAGCGCGAAGCTATAGAGGTCGGTGTAGCCTACGGGAAGGATCCGTACACGGTCGTGGAAGACGCAATGGATCAGCTGACGGGTTCCCCCAACTTCGGGTTGGTGTTCTTCTCACCCAGGCATGTCGATGAGATCGAAAGTGCTATTAGTAATGTCTCGGCAGAGTGTAGGATTATAGGGTGCTCGACGGCCGGTGAGCTCACACCGGATGGGTACACCTCGGGTACAGTCACCGTGACGTTAATTCACAGTCCGTACCTATCCGTGGAAACGAATCGCGTTACCTTCGAGCGTGAAGACCCGGAGCACGCTAAGGAGATCGGACGAAACCTCGTACTCGGAGCTATGGAGAAACTACGTGATCCCGGTCCCTGCCTCGACATCAACTTCAACACCATGCTCAGGAGCCTCAGGGAAGGGAAGCCTGTCAAAGTTCTTCCTTATTTCATGATCGAGCTAGTTGAAGGCTTAGTTCCAGCCATCGATTATTATATGGATGGCATCAACGAGGTGGCTCAGAAGTACAAGTTCTTGGAAGTGTACGGTGGGGCGGCCGGCGATGATTTACGTCTCGAGCGTACGTACGTGCTAGAAGGACGTACATTGTGTCCCGAAGGGTCCGCTGTGATAGCGTTCGGATCTACAGCTCTCAAGATCGGCGGGGCCCTAGAATGTGGATTCGAGCCGGTGTATGAGGATAAGTTCCCGATCACCAAAGCCGTACCCGAGGAGCGTCGGATCGTGGAGTTCGACGGCGAACCCGCCGCTGAATATTACTCCGAAGTGGTGGGGGAGGACGTCGAGAGACTCGATGACTCCGTGTTCATGTGGAACCCGCTCGGATGGGAGATTTTCGGCCGGGAGATAATCGTGCGCGAGCCGGCGTTCGTTGAAGACGACGGGTCGATGGTGTTCCACTCAAGACCACCGGCGGCTGGAACTATAATCCGACTTGAACCGACCAAGGAGAACATGCGTGAAACTGCGCGACGCGTCACGGAGCGGGCTATGAATAGAGCGGACATCCGAGGACCCGAAGAGATAGCGCTGGTGTTGGTGTTCGACTGTGCTCATCGAGATTGTGACGAACAGCACGACGCAATCCGGGAGGTAGTGGGCGACGACGTACCGGTCGTCGGATTCAAGACTTACGGAGAGCACGGACAACTCGAGACGGGTCCCGCCGGTCATTTTAACCAAACCATCGAGGTCGTCGTGATCGGTAGAACCCCGGTTTCTCGCTGA
- a CDS encoding DUF2117 domain-containing protein — protein sequence MIHGPTVIDTGWTERILHSLERLGEVRAKLGGTTGYVALLDARLDSVVEFDRKLPSECLSDLNEWADVLVLTNHGKSRESGLAFAEQVLSRAEGVDSLVQVERPGEPDGGIVLWNPDDVERKVAEHLQKDLGLEITEVRTVRTDKGGETGRSRRIACVEPGDLILVNGITVGVAESRNVELVFDDSGYLVEIRGGRIKPEGVERLGQVDPERVVVKTDRRLRRTEPKRRRVKNGPARIRRILLIDHDAERKVEDMRRSDAVVSVGDDTTCVCAELGDRLGVWVIGIVDLDPDGWVRDDTRESLRGSENLMALLVCERDDDAGELVRERFFRGREVKVLDPPVTAGDLVEEVKECVKEVLKCVYHKAKETSA from the coding sequence GTGATCCACGGTCCCACGGTTATCGACACGGGATGGACAGAGCGTATCCTTCACTCCCTGGAAAGGCTAGGTGAGGTCCGTGCTAAGCTCGGAGGTACCACCGGTTACGTGGCGCTCTTAGATGCGAGGCTAGACTCCGTAGTGGAGTTCGATCGGAAGCTACCGAGCGAGTGCTTGTCCGATCTGAACGAGTGGGCCGACGTTCTAGTCCTCACGAACCACGGCAAAAGTCGGGAAAGCGGTCTCGCTTTCGCGGAACAGGTACTCTCCAGGGCCGAAGGCGTCGACTCGCTAGTACAGGTAGAGCGCCCGGGCGAGCCCGACGGTGGTATTGTCCTATGGAACCCTGACGACGTGGAGCGGAAGGTGGCTGAGCACCTCCAGAAGGATTTGGGGCTGGAGATCACCGAGGTTAGGACGGTTCGGACCGATAAAGGTGGCGAGACTGGAAGATCCCGTAGGATCGCCTGTGTCGAGCCAGGTGATCTCATTCTAGTGAACGGAATCACCGTAGGCGTCGCCGAGTCTCGGAACGTGGAGCTGGTGTTCGATGATAGTGGGTACTTGGTGGAGATCCGTGGCGGTAGGATCAAGCCGGAAGGCGTAGAGCGCCTCGGCCAGGTGGATCCCGAGCGCGTGGTAGTGAAAACGGACCGCAGACTTAGGAGGACTGAGCCGAAGCGTAGGAGGGTGAAGAATGGACCCGCAAGGATCCGCCGGATTCTACTCATCGACCACGACGCGGAGCGTAAGGTCGAGGATATGCGTCGATCGGATGCTGTCGTCTCCGTCGGTGACGATACGACTTGCGTGTGTGCGGAGCTAGGTGATCGGCTGGGAGTCTGGGTGATAGGGATCGTCGATCTCGACCCGGACGGGTGGGTTCGTGACGATACGCGCGAATCCCTGCGCGGCTCCGAGAACCTAATGGCTCTACTTGTGTGTGAGCGGGACGACGATGCCGGGGAATTGGTTCGAGAACGATTCTTTCGCGGCCGAGAGGTGAAGGTGCTCGATCCCCCCGTGACAGCTGGGGATCTCGTCGAAGAGGTGAAAGAGTGCGTAAAAGAGGTTCTCAAGTGCGTGTACCACAAGGCGAAAGAGACCTCAGCGTGA